The region ATTCATACCGAAGGGCCGATCTTTCGGAACGTGGACGGTAACCAGTGGGATGCCCAGAATTTCAACTGCCGGTTCTTCCGCCTGCACAAGAAACTCGGCGTGAAGTACGCACTGACGGCAATTCGGCACAGCTTCGCGACCCGCATGCTGGAAGCCGGAGTCGATCACCTTACCGTCAGCGCACTCCTTGGCCATGCCGACGGAGCCATGCTGGCGAAGGTTTACAGCCATGTTGGGGAGAACACGAACTATCTCCGCGACGAACTCAGGAAAGCTTCACGTGGCGATAACTGACGGGAGGAGCCGGGGCTGGTAACGGCTCCGGCTCTTTCTTCCCGACCTTGAAGGATGCGAGTACGCCGTCCAGGTCGGCTTCTTCGATCAGAATCTTCCCCCGCCGCCCTTTGCCGCCGACCCGCATGTGCGGCAAGACCCGGTCTTCACACCACTGGTAGATCAGACTCAAGCTTACGCAGGCTCGTTCAGATGCCGCTTTTGGGGTCAGCATACCCTACTCCAGTTCAAATTCCGATCCATCGCGTTCCGTCGCTTCCTTTGTTTCCTTGTGCGCCAATTCGCTTTCTCCATCGAATGACTGAAACGCCGCGGCGAGGATGACCCGTCTCGGCTTACCGTTCCATGTCCCAATCTCTTTCCTTGGTGCTGT is a window of Fimbriiglobus ruber DNA encoding:
- a CDS encoding helix-turn-helix domain-containing protein translates to MLTPKAASERACVSLSLIYQWCEDRVLPHMRVGGKGRRGKILIEEADLDGVLASFKVGKKEPEPLPAPAPPVSYRHVKLS